A genomic window from Vagococcus sp. CY52-2 includes:
- a CDS encoding phosphate propanoyltransferase has product MENYEELLIEILKKIAQESQTTDLSIPVGISNRHCHLSREDVESLFGKGYELTKLKDLSQPGQYACKETIMICGPEGMIENVRILGPERKQTQVEVLQSDCFKLGIKAPLRLSGDLDHSGDVTMIGPKGSKMLVSGVVVAKRHIHMPLKDAKRFDVVDGENVSIAFDGARGGVLNEVIVRVDSNAGLECHIDVEEANALGVSSNTNIVIQKN; this is encoded by the coding sequence ATGGAAAACTATGAAGAGTTATTAATAGAAATATTAAAGAAAATCGCCCAAGAATCACAGACAACAGATCTTAGTATTCCAGTAGGGATTTCCAATCGCCATTGTCATTTATCTAGAGAAGACGTAGAAAGTTTATTTGGTAAAGGATATGAATTAACTAAACTTAAAGACCTATCTCAACCTGGACAGTATGCATGCAAAGAAACCATCATGATTTGTGGTCCAGAAGGGATGATTGAAAATGTCAGAATTTTAGGACCTGAGAGAAAGCAAACACAAGTAGAAGTATTACAAAGTGACTGTTTTAAACTAGGCATAAAGGCACCATTAAGATTATCTGGCGATCTAGATCATTCAGGTGATGTGACCATGATTGGACCAAAAGGCTCTAAGATGTTGGTTTCAGGTGTGGTTGTGGCAAAACGTCATATTCACATGCCGTTAAAAGATGCCAAGCGTTTTGATGTTGTCGATGGAGAAAATGTGTCGATTGCTTTTGATGGTGCTAGAGGCGGCGTATTGAATGAAGTTATCGTACGAGTAGATAGTAACGCAGGCTTAGAATGTCATATAGATGTTGAAGAAGCCAATGCACTTGGTGTAAGTTCTAACACAAACATTGTGATTCAAAAAAATTAA
- the eutM gene encoding ethanolamine utilization microcompartment protein EutM — protein MKSDALGMIETKGLIGSIEAADAMVKAANVSLVGKELVGGGIVTVMVRGDVGAVKAATDAGAAAAQRVGELLSVHVIPRPHSEVENILPTEI, from the coding sequence ATGAAATCAGATGCTTTAGGAATGATCGAAACAAAAGGACTAATTGGTTCAATAGAGGCTGCTGACGCAATGGTTAAAGCCGCAAATGTATCTTTAGTAGGAAAAGAATTAGTAGGTGGGGGGATTGTGACTGTAATGGTAAGAGGTGATGTTGGTGCAGTCAAAGCCGCAACAGATGCCGGTGCAGCCGCTGCTCAACGAGTGGGAGAATTATTATCTGTTCATGTTATTCCAAGACCTCATTCAGAAGTAGAAAACATTTTACCAACAGAAATCTAA
- the nox gene encoding H2O-forming NADH oxidase: MKKTIIIGSNHAGIAAANVLLEYSDTHDVVIIEKNAEFSYLGCGTALWVGQQIESYEGLFYLNESEFRKKGATIYTNTEVTKVDFYNKTVTCSDDNHQIFTEHYDNLVLATGSKPIILNVPGKELGNIHCLKTFNDGKIVNELAEKETIQRVAVIGAGYIGVEIAEALQRRGKKVLLFDGENRSLSSYYDQAFSQKMDDTLAKNGIELHFGERVTEYQGNKQIEHLVTDKGHYAVDMVINAVGFLPNNELGKNQLELFHNGAYIVDECQQTSNPSVYAVGDCATIYSNALQKTDYIALATNAIRSGMVAGYNIAGRDVSSLGVQGSNAISIFGFNMSSTGLSIESAKKKGLNVSYTEFEDLQKPAFMADNYHVKLRIVYDTNSRRIVGAQMCSEKDVSMLTHLFSLSIHKKLTIDELQLLDLFFLPHFNQPYNYITMAALNAK, encoded by the coding sequence ATGAAAAAAACAATCATCATTGGTTCGAATCATGCAGGGATTGCAGCAGCAAATGTCCTGTTAGAATACTCTGATACTCATGATGTGGTTATTATTGAAAAAAATGCAGAATTTAGTTATCTAGGTTGTGGCACAGCTCTTTGGGTAGGACAACAAATTGAGTCGTATGAAGGGCTATTTTATTTAAATGAATCAGAATTTAGAAAAAAAGGGGCAACTATTTACACAAATACAGAAGTGACTAAAGTTGATTTCTATAACAAGACAGTCACATGCTCTGACGATAATCATCAAATATTTACGGAACACTATGATAATTTAGTATTAGCGACAGGATCTAAGCCAATAATATTAAATGTTCCTGGAAAAGAGTTAGGAAATATTCATTGCTTGAAGACATTTAATGATGGAAAAATAGTGAATGAACTTGCTGAAAAAGAAACAATTCAACGAGTAGCAGTAATTGGAGCAGGTTATATCGGTGTTGAGATAGCAGAAGCATTACAACGAAGAGGAAAAAAAGTATTGCTATTTGATGGCGAAAATCGTTCATTGTCAAGTTATTACGATCAAGCATTTTCCCAAAAAATGGATGATACATTGGCAAAAAATGGTATAGAACTTCATTTTGGAGAGCGTGTGACAGAATATCAAGGAAATAAACAGATCGAACATTTAGTAACTGACAAAGGTCATTATGCTGTAGATATGGTAATTAATGCAGTTGGGTTTCTACCTAATAATGAATTAGGTAAAAATCAGTTAGAATTGTTTCATAATGGTGCTTATATTGTCGATGAGTGTCAACAAACAAGTAACCCTTCTGTTTATGCAGTGGGTGATTGTGCGACAATCTATTCAAATGCGTTACAAAAAACCGATTACATTGCGTTAGCGACAAATGCGATTAGAAGTGGTATGGTAGCAGGTTATAACATAGCTGGACGAGACGTTTCATCACTAGGTGTACAGGGCTCAAATGCTATTTCTATTTTTGGATTTAATATGTCTTCGACTGGATTATCTATTGAATCAGCGAAAAAGAAAGGATTAAACGTGAGTTATACTGAGTTTGAAGATTTACAAAAACCGGCATTTATGGCTGATAATTACCATGTTAAACTTCGTATTGTATATGACACTAACTCAAGACGAATTGTAGGCGCACAAATGTGTTCTGAAAAAGATGTTTCAATGCTGACTCATCTATTTTCTCTTTCAATTCATAAAAAATTAACGATAGATGAATTACAATTATTGGATTTGTTCTTTTTACCGCATTTTAATCAGCCGTATAATTATATTACAATGGCAGCTTTGAATGCTAAATAA
- the pta gene encoding phosphate acetyltransferase, with product MELFDQLKHKIINKNIRMVFPEPTDERVLGAAVRLKSDNLIEPVLIGKPEEIKELATSRGLSVDNLEIINPDTYEKFDEMVAAFIERRKGKATEDQARTILKDENYFGTMLVYMDLADGLVSGAVHSTGDTIRPALQIVKTKPGVSRTSGAFLMLGNRDSEKYIFSDCAININPDAQALAEIAVESAKTAELFDIDPKVALLSFSTKGSAKSEEVTKVAEATRIAKELAPEMSIDGELQFDASYVPSVAKQKAPDSDVAGQANVFIFPEIQSGNIGYKIAQRLGGFQAIGPILQGLNKPISDLSRGCNEEDVYKLSIITAGQAIMNK from the coding sequence GTGGAACTATTTGACCAACTTAAACATAAAATTATTAACAAAAATATACGTATGGTTTTTCCTGAACCCACAGATGAACGCGTTTTAGGTGCGGCTGTTCGTTTAAAATCAGACAACTTAATTGAACCTGTCTTAATTGGTAAGCCTGAAGAAATCAAAGAATTGGCTACTTCTCGTGGTTTAAGTGTTGATAACTTAGAAATTATTAACCCTGACACTTACGAAAAATTTGATGAAATGGTTGCTGCTTTCATTGAACGCCGTAAAGGTAAAGCAACCGAAGATCAAGCACGTACTATTTTAAAAGATGAAAACTACTTTGGAACAATGTTAGTTTATATGGACTTAGCTGATGGTTTAGTAAGTGGTGCTGTTCACTCTACTGGTGACACAATTCGCCCAGCTTTACAAATCGTTAAAACTAAACCAGGTGTTAGCCGTACAAGTGGTGCTTTCTTGATGTTAGGTAACCGTGACTCAGAAAAATATATTTTCTCTGATTGTGCTATTAATATCAACCCTGATGCTCAAGCATTAGCAGAAATCGCTGTTGAAAGTGCTAAAACAGCTGAATTATTTGATATTGATCCTAAAGTTGCTTTATTAAGCTTTTCAACAAAAGGATCTGCAAAATCTGAAGAAGTAACAAAAGTCGCTGAAGCAACTCGTATTGCCAAAGAGTTAGCTCCTGAAATGTCTATTGATGGTGAATTACAGTTTGACGCTTCTTATGTTCCTTCTGTTGCGAAACAAAAAGCACCAGATTCAGATGTAGCTGGTCAAGCAAATGTGTTTATCTTCCCAGAAATTCAATCTGGAAACATTGGCTACAAAATTGCACAACGTTTAGGTGGTTTCCAAGCGATTGGACCTATCTTACAAGGTTTAAACAAACCAATTTCTGACTTATCTCGTGGATGTAATGAAGAAGATGTTTACAAATTATCTATCATTACTGCTGGTCAAGCAATCATGAATAAATAG
- a CDS encoding uracil-DNA glycosylase, with amino-acid sequence MLKDLIQTDWQDILHDELQTDYVKNLELFLEKEYQSKTIFPDKQNIFSALNYTPFSETKVVILGQDPYHGDNQAHGLSFSVLPGTKIPPSLVNIFKELADDCKINTPSSGYLVPWAKQGVLLLNTVLTVEKGKAHSHKNKGWENFTNCIIKSLNKKENPIIFVLWGKPAQQKKQLIDHTKHIIIEAPHPSPLSAYRGFFGSKPFSKINNSLKETNQPQINWTLS; translated from the coding sequence ATGTTAAAAGACTTAATTCAAACAGACTGGCAAGACATATTGCATGATGAGTTACAAACCGACTATGTGAAAAACTTAGAACTTTTTTTAGAAAAAGAATACCAATCAAAGACCATTTTTCCTGATAAACAAAATATTTTTAGTGCTTTAAACTACACTCCTTTTAGTGAAACAAAAGTCGTTATTTTAGGACAAGACCCCTATCACGGAGATAATCAAGCTCACGGACTTAGTTTTTCTGTACTACCAGGAACCAAGATACCACCCTCTTTGGTTAATATTTTTAAAGAATTAGCTGATGATTGTAAAATCAATACTCCTAGTAGTGGTTATTTAGTTCCTTGGGCAAAACAAGGGGTTTTATTACTTAATACAGTCCTAACTGTTGAAAAAGGAAAGGCTCATTCGCATAAAAACAAAGGTTGGGAAAACTTCACAAATTGTATAATAAAATCGTTGAATAAAAAAGAGAACCCTATCATTTTTGTTCTTTGGGGCAAACCCGCTCAACAAAAAAAACAATTAATTGACCATACAAAACACATCATTATCGAAGCACCACATCCTAGTCCACTATCGGCATACAGGGGGTTCTTTGGCTCAAAGCCATTTTCTAAAATAAATAATAGTTTAAAAGAAACCAATCAACCACAGATAAATTGGACGTTATCCTAA
- a CDS encoding Cof-type HAD-IIB family hydrolase: MIKLIASDMDGTLLSSHLDISELNKQAIKTAAENGIEFMVATGRGYSEARPVLDEAGIHCAMITGNGAQIFDEFDNVLHTVSLEKETVKEAMKILEEEDLYYELMTTEGVYSNNEAQRIEKFAILLSENIPHLTFKMAIAMASTQLKMLPVNYTEHYDILVDDPEVEILKVIAFNEEGAKRFEPALEKLHKLMNVHVTSSGVNNLEINHVDATKGNAIKYIAEKRGISMDDVFTIGDNFNDLPMLEVAGVSFAMGNAEEKVKEVAKYQTDTNIEDGVGKAILRAIEENL; this comes from the coding sequence ATGATTAAATTGATCGCATCTGATATGGATGGCACGCTTTTATCATCCCATCTAGATATTTCAGAATTAAATAAACAAGCTATAAAAACAGCTGCAGAAAATGGTATTGAGTTTATGGTAGCAACCGGCAGAGGCTACTCTGAAGCTCGGCCTGTTTTAGATGAAGCGGGCATTCACTGTGCTATGATTACTGGTAATGGTGCACAAATCTTTGATGAGTTTGATAATGTCTTACATACTGTTAGTTTAGAAAAAGAAACAGTTAAAGAGGCTATGAAAATTTTAGAAGAGGAAGACTTATATTATGAGCTAATGACAACAGAAGGTGTGTATTCGAATAATGAAGCACAACGAATTGAAAAGTTTGCGATTCTTTTATCTGAAAATATTCCTCATTTGACTTTTAAAATGGCAATTGCCATGGCTTCTACTCAATTAAAAATGTTACCTGTTAACTATACTGAGCATTATGATATTTTAGTTGATGATCCTGAAGTCGAGATTTTAAAAGTGATTGCGTTTAATGAAGAGGGAGCTAAGAGATTTGAGCCAGCTTTAGAAAAACTTCATAAATTAATGAATGTTCATGTGACATCATCTGGTGTGAATAACTTAGAAATTAATCATGTGGATGCAACAAAAGGAAATGCTATAAAATATATCGCTGAAAAGCGTGGTATTTCTATGGATGACGTCTTTACAATTGGTGATAATTTTAACGATTTACCTATGTTAGAAGTTGCTGGTGTGAGTTTTGCTATGGGAAATGCTGAAGAAAAAGTCAAAGAAGTTGCTAAGTATCAAACAGATACAAATATTGAAGACGGTGTAGGTAAAGCAATACTACGAGCAATTGAAGAAAACCTTTAG
- a CDS encoding LURP-one-related/scramblase family protein: METYYIKEHVLSANVRTVIKDIQDKPVYILVGRWGVKGDVLSVYSMEGDVLATVKQTTYAFPSRFDLYDRQQKVGSLGRLFSLNRDIYLVKQLNWLVLANVGKQSYRMYSLKERMMLMNKHTSFQGDYYKLSIINKEVSPICICIGAVMDYWAKNNEKNWQTVNSFLNPKPSYQSIELIKKK, from the coding sequence ATGGAGACATACTATATTAAAGAACATGTCCTTTCAGCTAATGTTCGTACAGTTATTAAAGATATTCAGGATAAACCAGTGTATATTTTAGTTGGACGTTGGGGTGTGAAGGGGGATGTGCTATCGGTGTATAGCATGGAAGGGGATGTTTTAGCAACAGTGAAACAAACGACATATGCTTTTCCATCTCGTTTTGATTTGTATGATAGGCAACAAAAAGTTGGCTCTTTAGGTAGATTATTTTCATTGAATCGTGATATTTATTTAGTAAAGCAGCTGAATTGGTTAGTTTTAGCTAATGTTGGAAAACAATCCTATCGAATGTATTCTTTAAAAGAACGAATGATGTTGATGAATAAGCATACATCATTTCAAGGAGATTACTACAAGCTATCAATTATCAATAAAGAAGTATCTCCAATTTGTATTTGTATAGGAGCTGTAATGGATTATTGGGCAAAAAATAATGAAAAAAATTGGCAAACTGTTAACTCATTTCTTAATCCTAAACCTTCTTATCAATCAATTGAATTAATTAAAAAAAAATAA
- the asnA gene encoding aspartate--ammonia ligase, producing MKKKTIVPKNYQSSLSVYDTQKAIGLTKHWFEEALTGSLKLKRVSAPLFVDTTSGLNDNLNGVERPVQFDVPALDTPAEVVHSLAKWKRTALKQYDFHVGNGIYTDMNAIRRDEELDNLHSIYVDQWDWERVISREQRNLDYLKQTVQQIVNAIIETSSRLHTKYPSLSIELDSNVSFITTQELENLYPDFNDKEREQAYVKEHPTTFIMQIGDKLLSGKPHDGRSPDYDDWQLNGDLLFWHEPLQTAVEISSMGIRVDETSLKEQLEKANATDRLKYPYHQQILANELPLTIGGGIGQSRMCMLLLEKAHIGEVQVSLWDEETIEACRGTINLL from the coding sequence ATGAAGAAAAAAACAATTGTACCAAAAAATTACCAATCTTCGTTGTCTGTTTATGACACACAAAAAGCGATTGGACTAACAAAACACTGGTTTGAAGAAGCGTTAACTGGAAGTTTAAAATTAAAAAGAGTCTCTGCACCATTATTTGTGGATACAACGTCTGGTTTAAATGATAATCTAAACGGTGTAGAAAGACCTGTACAATTTGACGTTCCAGCTTTAGATACTCCTGCAGAAGTGGTTCATTCACTAGCTAAATGGAAACGAACAGCTTTAAAACAATATGATTTTCATGTAGGAAATGGAATCTATACTGACATGAATGCGATTAGGCGTGATGAAGAGTTAGACAATTTACACTCTATTTATGTGGATCAATGGGATTGGGAACGTGTTATTTCAAGAGAGCAACGTAACCTAGATTATTTAAAACAAACTGTCCAACAAATTGTCAATGCCATTATTGAAACATCTAGTCGTTTGCATACGAAATACCCATCTCTATCTATTGAACTTGATAGCAACGTCTCATTTATCACAACACAAGAATTAGAAAATTTATATCCTGATTTCAATGATAAAGAACGCGAACAAGCTTATGTAAAAGAGCACCCAACAACATTTATTATGCAAATCGGAGATAAATTATTGAGCGGAAAACCGCATGATGGTCGTTCTCCTGACTACGATGATTGGCAATTAAATGGAGACTTACTATTTTGGCATGAACCACTACAAACTGCTGTCGAAATATCTAGTATGGGGATTCGTGTGGATGAAACTTCCTTAAAAGAACAGTTAGAAAAAGCCAACGCAACTGATCGGCTGAAATACCCATACCATCAACAAATTTTAGCAAATGAATTACCTTTAACAATTGGTGGTGGGATTGGTCAAAGTCGTATGTGCATGTTACTTTTAGAAAAAGCTCATATTGGAGAAGTGCAAGTATCTTTATGGGATGAAGAAACAATCGAAGCATGCCGAGGAACAATAAACTTATTATAA
- a CDS encoding LacI family DNA-binding transcriptional regulator, which translates to MKATMKDVAALAGVGVGTVSRVINGIKVKEQTKDKVESAIEILNYEPNEYARGLKKNKTNTLALIVPTIWHPFFSEFAYYVEEELSKEGYKLYLCNSNGEADKEKEYIQMVKQNKVDGIIGVTYSDIDNYVSANLPFVSIDRYFTEDVYYVTSDNLLGGKIAASELIKRKVQYPAYISSVSKYKNETLKRYEGFSEYCEEHNLSVVKLMVDEPRVNFVQQVEQFLIEHPEIDGIFAVNDLTALDIIKVLDKLERKVGEDIQIIGFDGSKTALDQNYLLSTIRQQVDKMAEVSVQNIIKLINGNEVPKRVMLPVKFVEGYTTKKNIDIIEK; encoded by the coding sequence TTGAAAGCGACGATGAAAGATGTTGCCGCACTTGCTGGTGTCGGTGTTGGGACTGTATCAAGAGTTATAAATGGCATAAAAGTTAAGGAACAAACGAAGGATAAAGTTGAATCAGCAATCGAAATATTAAATTATGAACCAAATGAGTATGCAAGAGGGTTAAAAAAGAATAAAACTAATACCTTGGCGCTTATTGTCCCTACAATATGGCATCCTTTTTTTTCAGAGTTTGCGTACTATGTAGAAGAGGAATTAAGCAAAGAAGGGTACAAACTTTATTTATGCAATTCAAACGGAGAAGCTGATAAAGAAAAAGAATACATACAAATGGTTAAACAAAATAAAGTTGATGGAATTATTGGGGTTACCTATTCGGATATTGATAATTATGTATCTGCTAATTTACCTTTTGTTAGTATTGATCGCTATTTTACTGAAGATGTTTATTATGTTACAAGTGATAATTTGTTGGGAGGAAAAATAGCAGCTTCTGAATTGATAAAAAGAAAAGTTCAATATCCGGCATATATTTCAAGTGTATCAAAATATAAAAATGAAACATTAAAGAGATATGAAGGTTTTTCAGAATATTGTGAAGAGCATAATCTATCTGTTGTAAAATTAATGGTTGACGAACCAAGAGTGAATTTTGTGCAACAAGTTGAGCAGTTTTTGATAGAACACCCTGAAATAGATGGTATATTTGCTGTTAATGATTTAACGGCTTTAGATATTATTAAGGTATTAGATAAATTAGAGAGAAAAGTTGGGGAAGATATTCAAATAATTGGATTTGATGGTTCTAAAACGGCACTGGATCAAAATTATTTATTATCAACAATTAGACAACAAGTAGATAAGATGGCCGAAGTCTCTGTCCAAAACATTATTAAGTTAATTAATGGAAATGAAGTGCCAAAACGAGTCATGCTACCAGTGAAATTTGTTGAAGGTTATACAACAAAAAAAAATATTGACATCATTGAAAAATGA
- a CDS encoding ABC transporter substrate-binding protein, producing the protein MKKLFKYSMLLIATLGLVSACGGSKETKKEDKDPGSIKVWVQFSDETPEGKAWQEIVDGFNKEYKGKYKASTEYIPRSGSGGGYEDKVNAAVTTKTLPDVITLDGPNTAAYAHSKVIAPLDNYLKDADMDDVLDSIKQQGTYDGKFYAFGFSESSVGMYYNKKMFKDAGIKDEELPTIDKPWTWSELEDILSRLHKKYDSPVFDMQIASNDEMLTYAYTPFIWSNDGDVVNSKGTEAKGQFNSKNSVEALSFIQNLVKKDYVPITPVEKGFETQKYPMYLSGSWTMADLEANYPDVDYGILPYPVSDKTKKLVSPTGSWQLAMTTQTEKKDAAAAFILYATNTESSKIMSLANSVLPIRKSTIDLIKNDVSEGMKVLMEQNQVSGHARPVVVAYPQVSRAFQQAIQDLSYFDENPDVQKVADQRAEEMQQAIDVSLKR; encoded by the coding sequence ATGAAGAAACTTTTTAAATATTCAATGTTGTTAATTGCTACATTGGGTCTAGTATCTGCATGTGGGGGATCTAAAGAAACCAAAAAAGAAGATAAAGATCCTGGAAGTATCAAAGTTTGGGTACAGTTTTCAGATGAAACACCAGAAGGAAAAGCTTGGCAGGAAATTGTTGACGGATTTAATAAAGAGTACAAAGGGAAATATAAGGCGTCAACAGAATATATTCCACGTAGTGGGAGTGGTGGTGGATATGAAGATAAAGTAAATGCAGCTGTAACAACTAAAACATTACCTGATGTAATAACCTTAGATGGTCCAAATACTGCGGCATATGCTCACTCTAAAGTAATTGCACCTTTAGATAATTATTTAAAAGATGCAGACATGGATGATGTGCTTGATAGTATCAAACAGCAAGGAACTTACGATGGAAAATTTTATGCATTTGGTTTTTCTGAGTCAAGTGTAGGAATGTATTATAATAAAAAAATGTTCAAAGATGCGGGCATTAAAGATGAAGAATTACCAACAATTGATAAACCTTGGACATGGAGTGAATTAGAAGATATTTTATCTAGATTACATAAGAAATATGATTCGCCAGTATTTGATATGCAAATTGCAAGCAACGATGAAATGTTAACTTATGCATATACACCATTTATTTGGTCAAATGATGGTGACGTGGTAAACAGCAAAGGAACTGAAGCTAAAGGTCAATTTAATAGTAAAAATTCTGTGGAAGCGTTATCTTTTATTCAGAACTTAGTAAAAAAAGACTATGTACCAATTACACCGGTGGAAAAAGGATTTGAAACTCAAAAATATCCGATGTATTTAAGTGGTTCATGGACAATGGCAGATTTAGAAGCTAATTATCCAGATGTTGATTATGGAATTTTACCTTATCCTGTATCTGATAAAACTAAAAAATTAGTATCACCAACTGGTAGTTGGCAATTAGCGATGACAACACAGACTGAGAAAAAAGATGCAGCTGCTGCCTTTATATTATATGCAACAAATACAGAATCAAGTAAAATAATGAGTTTAGCAAATAGTGTACTACCTATTAGAAAATCTACAATTGATTTAATTAAAAATGACGTTTCTGAAGGCATGAAAGTATTGATGGAGCAAAATCAAGTTTCTGGCCATGCAAGACCTGTTGTGGTGGCATATCCTCAAGTCTCAAGAGCCTTCCAACAAGCAATACAAGATTTAAGTTACTTTGATGAAAACCCTGATGTACAAAAAGTTGCAGATCAACGAGCTGAAGAGATGCAGCAAGCAATAGATGTTTCATTAAAGAGATAA
- a CDS encoding carbohydrate ABC transporter permease gives MGKQNDRKQNALGYLFLSPALILLVIFLLIPIGMMFYYAFTDYYLLTPDARQFVGLDNFKKLMSDPIFKQSIWNTAKFVVWIIPVQLGAALGMALIVNKQRKGNIFFKVAFFAPVVMSLVVISILWLYLLNPNEGLINALLNKIGIASMPFLKSPKQAMYTIVFVSAWQGAGYQMLLLLGGMQNIPKDVYEAAELDGFTKFQQFRYITMPLLKPTAIFVLLTTLISAFKLIVQPMVMTQGGPMNSTMTMVYYIYQTGFTDRLVGYSSSIALIFTTMIGLITIAQRKITKEDE, from the coding sequence ATGGGAAAGCAAAATGATAGAAAACAGAATGCTTTAGGTTATTTATTTTTAAGTCCTGCACTTATATTATTAGTTATCTTTTTACTCATACCTATTGGAATGATGTTTTATTATGCGTTTACAGATTATTATTTGTTAACACCCGATGCAAGACAATTTGTTGGATTAGATAATTTTAAAAAATTGATGTCAGACCCAATATTTAAGCAAAGTATTTGGAATACAGCTAAGTTCGTTGTATGGATTATTCCGGTTCAATTGGGAGCTGCTTTAGGAATGGCTTTAATAGTGAATAAACAACGTAAAGGAAATATATTTTTTAAAGTAGCTTTTTTTGCACCAGTAGTAATGTCTTTAGTTGTTATCTCCATTTTATGGTTGTATCTATTAAATCCAAACGAAGGTTTAATTAACGCATTGCTTAATAAAATAGGGATTGCTTCGATGCCGTTTTTAAAGAGCCCTAAACAGGCAATGTATACCATTGTTTTCGTTTCAGCATGGCAAGGAGCAGGATACCAAATGCTTCTACTCTTGGGTGGTATGCAAAATATACCAAAAGATGTCTATGAAGCAGCTGAACTAGACGGATTTACAAAGTTCCAACAATTTAGATATATTACTATGCCTCTACTAAAACCAACAGCAATATTTGTTTTATTAACAACATTAATATCAGCGTTCAAATTAATTGTTCAACCAATGGTAATGACACAAGGTGGTCCAATGAATTCAACAATGACTATGGTTTACTACATTTACCAAACAGGATTTACTGATAGATTAGTAGGTTACTCAAGCTCAATTGCTTTAATATTTACAACGATGATTGGTTTGATAACTATTGCTCAACGTAAAATAACTAAGGAGGATGAATAA